GCAATAATGATCTAATTAAAAAGCTGTTAAGTATTTGCTTATTGAAAATAAAACTGGGATTGTTTTTGGACAggcagtgtatgtatatatgctaatatatatacacagatcagccataacattaaaaccaccttcttgtttctacactcactgtccatttgatcagctccacttaccatataggagcactttgtagttctacaattactgactgtagtccatctgtttctctacatgctttgttagccccgttaatgctgttcttcaatggtcaggacccccacaggaccaccacagagcaggtattatttgggtggtggatcattctcagcactgcagtgacactgacatggtggtggtgtgttagtgtgtgttatgctggtatgagtagattagacacagcagcgctgctggactttttaaataccatgtccactcactgtccactctattagacactcctacctagttggtccaccttgtagatgtaaggtcaaagacgatcgctcatctattgctgctgttgagttggtcatgttctagaccttcataagtggtcacaggatgctgcccacggggcgctgttggctggatatttttggttggtggactattctcagtccagcagtgacagtgaggtgtttaaaaactccagcagcactgctgtgtcttatccactcataccagcacaacagacactaacacaccaccaccatgtcagtgtcactgcagtgctgagaatgatccaccacctaaataatacctgctctgtagtggtcctgtgggggtcctgatcattgaagaacagcatgaaaggaagctaacaaaacagatggactacagtcagtaattgtaagtagagctgataaaatggacattgagtgtagaaacaagaaggtggttttaatgttatggctgatcagtgtatatatacaggggttggacaaaataactgaaacacctgtcattttagtgtgggaggtttcatggctaaattggaccagtctggtggccaatcttcattaattgcacattgcaccagtaagagcagagtgtgaaggttcagttagcagggtaagagcacagttttgctcaaaatattgcaatgcacacaacattatgggtgacataccagagttcaaaagaggacaaattgttggtgcacgtcttgctggcgcatctgtgaccaagacagcaagtctttgtgatgtatcaagagccacggtatccagggtaatgtcagcataccaccaagaaggacaaaccacatccaacaggattaactgtggacgcaagaagaagctgtctgaaagggatgttcgggtgctaacccggattgtatccaaaaaacataaaaccacggctacccaaatcacggcagaattaaatgtgcacctcaactctcctgttttcaccagaactgtccgtcgggagctccacagggtcaatatacacggccgggctgctatagccaaacctttggtcactcgtgccaatgccaaacgtcggtttcaatggtgcaaggagcgcaaatcttgggctgtggacaatgtgaaacatgtattgttctctgatgagtccacacctttactgttttccccacatccgggagagttacggtgtggagaagccccaaagaagcgtaccacccagactgttgcatgcccagagtgaagcatgggggtggatcagtgatggtttgggctgccatatcatggcattcccttggcccaatacttgtgctagatgggcgcgtcactgccaaggactaccgaaccattctggaggaccatgtgcatccaatggcggtgccgtgtatcaggatgacaatgcaccaatacacacagcaagactggtgaaagattgctttgatgaacatgaaagtgaagttgaacatctcccatggcctgcacagtcaccagatctaaatattattgagccactttggggtgttttggagaagcgagtcagaaaacgttttcctccaccagcatcacgtagtgacctggccactatcctgcaagaagaatggcttaaaatccctctgaccactgtgcaggacttgtatatgtcatttccaagacgaattgacgctgtattggccgcaaaaggaggccctacaccatactaataaattattgtggtctaaaaccaggtgtttcagttattttgtccaacccctgtatatatatatatatatacagtgtatcacaaaagtgagtacacccctcacatttctgcaaatattttattatatcttttcatgggacaacactatagacatgaaacttggatatgacttagagtagtcagtgtacaacttgtatagcagtgtagatttgctgtcttctgaaaataactcaacacacagccattaatgtctaaatagctggcaacataagtgagtacaccccacagtgaacatgtccaaattgtgcccaaatgtgtcaatattttgtgtgaccaccattattatccagcactgccttaaccctcctgggcatggaattcaccagagctgcacaggttgctactggaatcctcttccactcctccatgatgacatcacggagctggtggatgttagacaccttgaactcctccaccttccacttgaggatgcgccacaggtgctcaattgggtttagtccatcacctttaccttcagcttcctcagcaaggcagttgtcatcttggaggttgtgtttggggtcgttatcctgttggaaaactgccatgaggcccagttttcgaagggaggggatcatgctctgtttcagaatgtcacagtacatgttgaaattcatgtttccctcaatgaactgcagctccccagtgccagcaacactcatgcagcccaagaccatgatgctaccaccaccatgcttgactgtaggcgagatacagttgtcttggtacttctcaccagggcgccgccacacatgctggacaccatctgagccaaacaagttcatcttggtctcgtcagaccacagggctttccagtaatccatgttcttggactgcttgtcttcagcaaactgtttgctggctttcttgtgcgtcagcttccttctgggatgacgaccatgcagaccgagttgatgcagtgtgcggcatatggtctgagcactgacaggctgacctcccacgtcttcaacctctgcagcaatgctggcagcactcatgtgtctattttctaaagccaacctctggatatgacgccgaacacgtggactcaacttctttggtcgaccctggcgaagcctgttcccgagtggaacctgtcctggaaaaccgctgtatgaccttggccaccatgctgtagctcagtttcagggtgttagcaatcttcttatagcccaggccatctttgtggagagcaacaattctatttctcacatcctcagagttctttgccatgaggtgccatgttgaatatccagtggccagtatgagagaattgtacccaaaacaccaaatttaacagccctgctccccatttacacctgggaccttgacacttgacaccagggagggacaacgacacatttgggcacaatttggacatgttcactgtggggtgtactcacttatgttgccagctatttagacattaatggctgtgtgttgagttattttcagaagacagcaaatctacactgctatacaagttgtacactgactactctaagttatatccaagtttcatgtctatagtgttgtcccatgaaaagatataatgaaatatttgcagaaatgtgaggggtgtactcacttttgtgatacactgtatatgacttTGTTTACACGCTGTTTAAGATTTTAGTGTGACCTCagcttatttacattatttatttatttagttgtccCCAATTAACATTTCTATGTAACAAATAAAACACTGCATGGCTTTCACAGCGATTTACAAATGAAGACCATTTGGCAGttcataaacataaacatgagATGACACTCAGGTTCGGTCCGGCCCGCACTGACGGTGTCATTATTGCTGGTGAGTATTTAACAGTTTACATTTCCCTGATAAAGGTCGTTGTTGTTGGTTGTAATTATTCTAATTATTCTTATTGCAGACCAAACACCAACACCCACACGTTTTCTGAAGAACTGTGAGGAGGTCGGACTGTTTAACGAGCTTACTAGTCCGTTTGAGCATGACTTTAAAAAGGCTACGGAGGATGATATTAAGAAGGTAAATTAACCTAAACTTTATTGTAAAGCACAGAGACGTAACATCATTCTCCCTCTTTATTCTCCACAGTCTACAGGCAATTGAAATGGACAACAATTTTGAAAAGTGTTCTTGTACtgagaaatgaataaaaatccTCTGTAATGAAAAGGCAGCTGTGTAATTCCATCAGTGATCtattaaaatacaatttgttAGTTTTTGACTGCAGCACCACTTTGGCTAAATATGGttagattattattttaaaacaatcaGCGACTTCCAGCTGCTGTGTTATGTTTGATACTAGTACCAGCACTACATACACATACTGCTACTGTTTTGTTCTATGGTGTAGAGTGTCATCACCATCAAGTTTGCGTTTGCATTTTTTTAGTCTGATATCTTTTAAGTCTCATGtatttagaaagaaaaacagcTTATATGTAATGCCTTAAACTGCTGTATGGTCGTTGGTCATAACCTCAAACACCATTAATAAAGTTGGAGAAGCAAAGGATCTTTAacagttatacactgatcagccatagcattaaaaccatctccttgtttctacactcactgtccattttatcagctccacttaccatatagaagcactttgtagttctacaattactaactgtagtccatctgtttctctacatacctttttagcctgctttcaccctgttcaatggtggtcaggaccaccacagagcaggtattatttaggtggtgaatcgttctcagcactgcagtgacactgacatggtggtgatgtgttagtgtgtgttgtgctggtatgagtagatcaggcatagcagcgctgctggagtttttaaataccttgtctactcactgtccactgtgttagacactcctacctagttggtccaccttgtagatgtaaagtcggagacgatcgctcatctattgctgctgtttgagttggtcatcttcgagaccttcatcagtggtcacagggcgctgccggctggatatttttggttggtggactattctcagagtttgcattttctctctgtgtctggtctgtgtgggtttcctccaggctctccggtttcctcccacagtccaaagacatgcaagtgaggtgaactggtgaTACAAAAGTGTATGATTGtgtatttgacattaaaaacttgtactgatgagtcttgtgtaacgaTTAATTATCTGTCTTGTCATGaaataaccaaagtgtgtaaaacatgatgttaaaatcttaataaataaatagtttgtttattgtattcatacctgattgcatgtgcTGTTTTTGTTGGTGTTTCAGTTACCCTTGGACTTGTCACCTCTTGCAACTCCAGTTGTACGAAACAAAATTGAGGATCATTCATCTGTTGAATCACATCGAGAGAGCCCACTGCCTTATCCTGAATCCACCACCAGTGACGACAAGGTGCCCGTTTGTTAAGAGAATTCTATAAGTATATTAAAATGACTTGTGCATGTGATGTTTTTACAAGCCGGTATGTAACATAATGCTGTAcgtgaaaaatgtaaaaatctgtTACAATTGTTCAGCTTGAATTAGTATTATCCTCAGAGGGTTTGCACTACAGTGGATCTTAACTACCGGCAATGCCAATCTGCCAAattgatattttggttggttgcTTAACGTTTGTCAGCTGGCCAGCTGTCTTTTGTAATAAGGTTAACGTAAATGGCTTTTTCTTTAGTATTGTTGTAAAGGGCATGGTACAGATTTTTTAAGGACTAAAACTACACTTTTAATGAATGGTTGATGCACCTTGGGTCTCCTATGATATTTTCAGGAGGTTTCTTTGCAGCCGACCTCAATGCCTACGTCCACTATAGTCCATCCTGCCTCTCTCCAAGTTCCAAATGTACTTCTGGCCAGTTCTGACGCTAGTGTTGTTATTCAGCAAGCCCTTCCATCTCCAACATCTAGTTCTGTAATAACCCAGGTCCCATCCTCTAATAGACCAATAGTGTAAGTAGCTCAGAAATGTTACTTATTATTCTAGAATTTtagttacattattttacatcgtAGCTTgtagctttttttctttctgttctaAACTCATCagcagcttttttttatttttgtcacaTATGTTTTTTTGACGTTGCTGTTGCTTATGTTTGCAGCTGGCAGTATTCTTTACCTCTTAATTATAAGTTATTTTGCTCCCAGTGTCATAACcatcatttttgcatttttctttatttactttatttactaaTGCTTAAAATAGATACATATACCGTTTGTCATCATATAAAAGTTTGTAAACCTGCTGGGGGTTTAATTCACCCCTTGGAtttacttataaaatgtgtctgATCTTCATTCATGTTGTCTCCCTAAACAAGTAACACACAagtatttgtacatttttgagGTACTTTGAACaaacgtttatttattttttcattggcAATGCTACATTTTTccaggtcagggttgcagtgggtctaattcactgggtgaaagaaCATGTCACCaaaccatcacagggcagacacacacacacacacactcagggcaaTTTCTAATAGCTCCAACTGGCCTGAttggatgtctttggacttgtgggtggAAACTGGACCACCTGGTAGAAACCCTCACTGACACAGAGAGAAAAAGGTACAGAACACAAAATCTCAGGAACATGAGTCTTAACCAGTGTATGAGGTGGACTTTTCACCTTCTTCAGAACTGCACATTGCATGCCACTTTTTAAGAAGCTCAGGCGATGACTGATGGCTCTTTTCCAGACATTTAGAGATTGATGGCTCTCTCCGATTACACAAGTACATAGTTTACCTGATCAGATCTTTCTTTTTGTAAAAAAGACATGGTACCTCTATGCCCCAGTGCCATCACATTAGTTGTAATACGTACAGGAAAGAATTAGGCttgagttaaaaaaaattttatgcCTGGATTTTGAATAACCAAATCAGTGGGTTTAATAAAGTCatgatgtaattttttttggtATTAAATTAtgcaaaataattttgttgattATTATTCACAAACGTTTCACTGTAACATGGAAGATCAGAACACAATTTATAGGTAAAGcagaatttaacatttttcttgCAACTGTTGCTTGACTTAATATTATTGACCTAATATGACTGTGATATTTATGATATTCCTTTTTATTTGTTACCTCTGCCTCCGTCTGGCCTCCAGTCCTGTGTCTGGCACATTCCCAGTGCTCCTACAGCTGCCAAATGGACAGACCATGCCCGTCGCTATTCCAGCCACCATCGCCAGCTCTACCATCCACATTCCCACTGCCATACCAGTATGTTTGCAcactttcatttaattattttacattttagttaGCAACTTTTGGAAGACCAAATATGTAATACCAgatgtaataaattataataaaaaatatgtgaGTGTTTCTATCCAATTAAGAGTAGTCACACTGCATGTAATCCATCTGCCATTCTTAAAGGTATTACTGAAGTTGCAAAAAGAGAATGTCTGAAGAATTCCATCTGAAAATTAAAAGAgtgctttttttaatgcattttcatttGAGAGCAGTTTAGTTAAAATCCTGTGCACATGCTGAGAATATCTACATCCAAAACTCTAAGAGGATCTTTAATTCTCTTGCTGGATGATTGACCATCACAAAGTTCTTATTCTGTGAGTGACACTGTGATTTGTCAGTGGCACTTCTCAGCATGGCACAGAGGGCAGGCCGGTATTTATTATACCGACACTGCCTTTGTAGCATGGAGAGGCGGAATGAGAGAACTAATGGGCCCTAGAAAAGGGCAGTTGTATGTCAGAGCAATAAaatgagagagaaagacagaggacAGTCCAAACATAATGGGCTTCATCACATATTCACTGTCCTTGTGTGCAGCTAGTCATTGGATTAGAGCTGTAGTGCCTGCATGTGCTCATGCATGTCTCGGTGCACTGGATACATGTGAAGAATGTAGAAACAGGTAGGGGGTGGGAAGTTCCTGTAGTAATGGTAGTAATTTGGGATACCCTGTACACCTTTCCAGTCTTTTGCTCTTAACATCATAACATTCCAGTATATATTTGGTACCTCGTATTTTGTACGTTTTACTTGTCTGCTCTGTACTCCTACATTCTTGGCAGCATATTTCGGTGCTTAAGCCTTCTGCACATATCAGCCAGCTTGCCTAATGAGGCAGAGCTATGGGACGAGTCTGAGTGCATGGCTGCTCgctggtgtgtgggtgtgtctgtgtgtatggaCAGAACAGTTAGCAAATTGAAGTGTAAGGTATGTCTTCAGAGAGACTAATTATGTCAATTTATCTCCTTTTCCTATGTATATCCATATGTCACCTGTCTCAGATCATAAGACCAGTCACCGTAGTGCCTAATGTCCCCGGGATCCCTGGCCCCTGCTCTCCACAACCTGTCCAATCAGAAGCAAAGATGGTAATTCCTCTTTCTGTTCATATACACACTGTTTACTTGTTTGTTTCATAAATGCAGCTTGAACTGTTTTACCCAGGTTCACAAAGAgtgtttaaaattttttttacatttctttatgtatttaaaaGTACATTTATGTAAAACCCTGTCTTTGAGATAATTTAGTTATGACTAAAACGTATATTTTATTATCAAGACACAATAGAGAAAAGCTTTTATAGAATAGGTTATTGAAGTAtatattttaagtattttaaataaatataaaaacaccatGCAAACTTGTTAGATAGATACGTTTTTatgcagtaaaaaaaattagaatcagactttattggccaagtatgctcacacatataaGGAATTTGTCTTTGGTTATACAGTTGCTAGCGAAGCAcgaaaatacacatacacacacatatactctctctctaacacgcacattcacacatttataTCTGTAAACAACCTGTGAACCTGTATACCTGTAAACAACAAACTGATATTTAGCAACAATAGGGAAAGCTTTATGTAAAAtcgttgtaaatataaaatatgtaaaaacatgtaaaactgTGCTATCAGCTGATTGTGCATCTACATGATTGGATATAAATGGCTAGTGTTCTTAGGGTTGGCCAATCAGCTTAGGTCTTATGcacagataaaaataggaggactgtgccaagtctggtatgtgtACTTGATCCAGCAGGGCAACCCCTAATATAAATGAGAGCAAAAATATGTcaagttttatatattttattatcacAGTGCAAAAGGAGATATGCTTGTGTTTCCTTCCTCCAAAGTTGTCATTTTTAACTGCCTTGTCTTAAAGATCATTATGTTTCTATGTCAACATTCACATGATCACATGCTTCAGTAACCTCTAATGTAATTTACCTAACCAGGCACTAGATGGCACCACTAAATGTTGTATGTTGATATAGACGGAAAAGGCCATGTATGAACGGTACATAGCATGACTGGTTCATTCAGGGGTATATTGTAAAAGGTTATTAAATGAGGATTTAGCTGTTAAATAGTTAATTGATCGTTGCTTAGTATTTTGGTTTACCAGCCATTAGTAAAAGTTTTTACTTTGTAAACCTTTTGTGTTGCTTTAATGAGCCAAAAGGGATTTAGCTCTCTGATTTTAATTTACACCACACGTATCCACCTGGAATTCAAATCAACACATTTTGCGCATGTTTAAACAGACCTCAAAACTTTCTACCACTATGTGTCTTCTAAATGATGACTAAATTACTTTTATTCACAAATTAATAATGTTTAcatcttttttgtttatatataaactTAGAAATCCACGAGTTAGCCCTGTCTGTCATTTCATATTAATACCCCAGTAAAACAGGAAGGCATGCTGACCATTTAAGTGTTCTTTTTGCTCAGGTGAGCTTCCAAAAACATTAGCGGGGCGGGTTGCACCACACAGGTGAAGCGCGAGGTTGAAGCCCCGCACCTACaacaatagaaaaataaaaccaaGATAGAATCAGAATCGCACAGGACtaagaactggttgtcacaatatgccAGGCTGCTCTAGActtcaaattaataaatattttattgggAACCTAaatttgttacatttacattgcaattatatttataaatagttataaatataaaccAAATTTACAACATTACAACTTCAGATTGTCATGTGGCACAAGACTTGGCAGCTGTAGATGGTATGGTTTGtggtattgtattgtttgtgtgtgtgttttattgtagTCAGCAGGTATTTGTGTGCTGAGAGGTTATTGCAGACCTGtggtgtagtgatgaagtgtTGATCACTCTGCTGTAAGTGTTCACAGCATGTATCTTCTCCTGACATTAGCAGGTAAACTTGCTCTTGGGGACAAGGGTGAGGGGTATGAGGATCGaaccgtgtgtgtgttgggggtgtATGATTAACTCACATGCAGAGCAGAACTCAGCAGGCTGTCATTGCGGGCAAATGAAGGGGGGAGGGAGGTTGGCACACACtcagaaatgtacatttaatcAGCCCTATCCTGTGTGGGACTATTTGTTCAGCAGAATTCAACCTAACCCATGCCCTTCAGGACTACTTGTACCCCCTACAACCCCTCTCCATGGTGGATGGGTCAGGTCAAGACAGGCTTAAGCCTTAAAGGGTACAAGGTACAAAGCAAGCCTTAAGAAGTGCTTTCATGTGCATtttatagtcaaaagtatgtagacacccctcctaattattgagttgagGTGTTTCAGCTTCACCCATTGCACCTATTTACAAAATTCTACTATATAGCAAATGTTTGGGAAACGCATATAAACACAtaatttgatgagtttggtattTCTGAACACCAgtagcctgcacagaaccctgaccatACGAGACCGCATCGcaactgaacacctttgagatgaagTAGAATACAGATTGCAAGCCAGATCTTTTGATCCAGCACCAGTTCTTGACCTTAAATATGCCCCTTTAATGGAATGTATACACATTCCCATAGTCACACtctcaaaatcttgtggaaagccttcccaaaagattAAAAGGGGTCCAACTTTATGCCATtgccaatggttttggaattcaGAAGCATCTTTGTTTTAAATCTGatcagctacaggaagccagtaaagGGAATGCACTAGTGGGGAGTACTTGCGAAGATAAAAACCAGATGTTGGGCTGGGttttaaatcactgtcaggGTTCTGTTGCTTTATATGGGAAGACCTGCCAGTCTGGAGACTAAACAAGCCCCTCAGTGACGTTCCTGAAGAGAAACCTTAAATCTTTCttatgttgtagaggaggaacctgtATGACCAGGTCAGGTCGGCTATAGAAGAATCGTTGGTTATTCAGGATCAGCTCCAAGGTTTCTTGCATTTTATACTATATGAGCAAGATTTTGACATGGGACGTACCCTTAGAAATAAATATGCTGGCTCATATATGTCTTCTATGATGAAAAGAAAAGGACAGGCTGAGTTGAGTTGAGTATCATCAGTATAAGAATGCTGGGAGATGTAGTGTTGGGATACAACCAGTAAAGAGGACCAAGTACTGAGTTGGCATAGAGCAGATGTCAGTCTTCATGATGCCTTGTGATGCCTCCcttcataacacacacactttcattacTCCTGCATTACAAAAGTTTAAGCTCAGACACATGTGGTCGAACCAACAGACCattcacacactcgcacacacccacacacacacaacaaaacacctAATGAGCCCACATCAAGAAAGCAGgctctgtttttttaaatctcaCCCCTCCCCTCGACCATCCACCCCTTCATCCCTTTATCCCACTTTTTATGTTTTCCTCcccagacacacagacacggcACTTTACAAGGACTGATGATGCTGCAAAGAGcacaataatgataattaacTTGCTGAATTTAGAAGATTATGCTGTTAATTAGTTGAAAAATAAAGATAAGTAATATAGTAGCAGATGGTTGGATAACACCCCAGAGATGGAGGGTTATTGTACTGATGAGGTTCCTGTGGCAGATATGAAATATGAAtatgttttctctctctctctttcgctcagatcttctctctcactctttttttttttccacgaGTCGTGCATGGAGAATAATGTTTCTGAGGCAGGAAGGGAGCTCTGAAAGGTTGTTATACTATAAACTAATTTGCTAGATAGATTGGTCTGGCAAGGGTAGCTGTTAAAGGAATGCTTCCCTCTTGTTTTTCCATGTAAATGaatctctcttctctctctaaGCCCTTGGTTGCCTTGTTCACCTGCTGTGGGTGCATTTGTTACCTGATGCCTTTGACTTTTTGTGCACCATTGTTGCTTcctgttcttttacaaaatgatgtgttatttatttatttatatatatatatatatatatatatatatatatatatactcctgtatatatatatatacaggggttggacaatgaaactgaaacacctggttttagaccacaataatttattagtatggtgtagggcctccttttgcggccaatacagcgtcaattcgtcttggaaatgacatatacaagtcctgcacagtggtcagagggattttaagccattcttcttgcaggatagtggccaggtcactacgtgatgctggtggaggaaaacgtttcctgacttgcttctccaaaacaccccaaagtggctcaataatatttagatctggtgactgtgcaggccatgggagatgttcaacttcactttcatgttcatcaaaccaatctttcaccagtcttgctgtgtgtattggtgcattgtcatcctgatacacggcaccgccttcaggata
The Trichomycterus rosablanca isolate fTriRos1 chromosome 12, fTriRos1.hap1, whole genome shotgun sequence genome window above contains:
- the atf2 gene encoding cyclic AMP-dependent transcription factor ATF-2 isoform X2; translation: MGDDKPFLCTAPGCGQRFTNEDHLAVHKHKHEMTLRFGPARTDGVIIADQTPTPTRFLKNCEEVGLFNELTSPFEHDFKKATEDDIKKLPLDLSPLATPVVRNKIEDHSSVESHRESPLPYPESTTSDDKEVSLQPTSMPTSTIVHPASLQVPNVLLASSDASVVIQQALPSPTSSSVITQVPSSNRPIVPVSGTFPVLLQLPNGQTMPVAIPATIASSTIHIPTAIPIIRPVTVVPNVPGIPGPCSPQPVQSEAKMKLKAALSQQLPQVTNGEAEQNRVADETPPPVSLPVPPPAEDTRTQSLQQPATSTTETPASPAPPAQHTPSTGGRRRRSTTEDPDEKRRKFLERNRAAASRCRQKRKVWVQSLENKAEDLNSVNGQLQNEVSLLRNEVAQLKQLLLAHKDCPVTLMQKKSGYHCCHHSGSEAPGKTTVWVPPAAMIIKSPAL
- the atf2 gene encoding cyclic AMP-dependent transcription factor ATF-2 isoform X3, encoding MGDDKPFLCTAPGCGQRFTNEDHLAVHKHKHEMTLRFGPARTDGVIIADQTPTPTRFLKNCEEVGLFNELTSPFEHDFKKATEDDIKKLPLDLSPLATPVVRNKIEDHSSVESHRESPLPYPESTTSDDKEVSLQPTSMPTSTIVHPASLQVPNVLLASSDASVVIQQALPSPTSSSVITQVPSSNRPIVPVSGTFPVLLQLPNGQTMPVAIPATIASSTIHIPTAIPIIRPVTVVPNVPGIPGPCSPQPVQSEAKMKLKAALSQQLPQVTNGEAEQNRVADETPPPVSLPVPPPAEDTRTQSLQQPATSTTETPASPAPPAQHTPSTGGRRRRSTTEDPDEKRRKFLERNRAAASRCRQKRKVWVQSLENKAEDLNSVNGQLQNEVSLLRNEVAQLKQLLLAHKDCPVTLMQKKSGYHWFMRHQQRCTC